CCGTGGGGATGGATCTTCTGCTCCGCCACCCTAAGGCCGTCACGCACCCAGTAAAGATGGTCGATATTCACCAGCCACACCCAGGGAACATCTCCCTCCTGGGTCACGCCAGTGGTCCCGTCCCACTGGGCCTTCTGCCACAGGGCATAGGATTCCTCCAGATCCCCGCTTGCCAGCGCCTGATCCATATATGCGTCCACCGCCTCATTTCCATAGGGGGAATACCGGGCGGAGCCGCTCTTTTCTTCTGTATGGTAAATGTTATAAAGCTCCATGGGGGTATGGCCCCCCCATCCCCACAACAGCGGGTCCGCAAGCGCCCGGTCATAGGCCGTATCCCAGCCCACGCCCTCGGTGGTGCAGACGATCCCCAGCTCCTCCATCTGATCCGCAAAATCTTCCACCAGCGCCTGGCGGACCGAATCTCCGGCAGAAAACAGTAGGTTCAGACTGGCCTTCACACCATCCTTTTCCCGGACGCCGTCTGCTCCCATTCTCCAGCCCGCCTCATCCAATAATTTCCCCGCTTCTTTCGGGTCGTAAGCCACTTCCGAAGCTTCACTGTACCAGGGAAGCTGGTCGCAGACACTGTAAGCCGGGCTTCCGTAACCGTTCAGCACATGATCGATCATTTCCTGGCGGTCGATCCCCAGATTGATGGCTCTTCGCACCCGCACATCCGAAGTGAAGTCATTTCCTGTCTGTCTGCCTTCCTCATCCGTCCCCTCCGGGACCGCCGGCAGGTTGAATCCCCGGTTGTCCACCGTCTCGTAAGCGGCCAGCTCATACCCGTCTATGTTCTGATCCGAATACGTGGCGGAAGTATAGGCCACATCCACCTGGCCCGCCTGGGCGGCCAGAAACGCCGCATCCTCCTCCATAAAAAGGATGGTCACCTGCTTCA
This window of the Massilistercora timonensis genome carries:
- a CDS encoding ABC transporter substrate-binding protein, giving the protein MRRFTAIILTAGLAAGLLAGCGGAIGSVETSGESQASREDSVIVAMGPTSEPEAGFDPAFGWGAGEHVHEPLIQSTLTVTNPDLTIGYDLATDTSVSEDGLTWTVTIRGDVQFTDGEPLTAGDVAFTYNTVKETSSVNDFTMLDRAEALNDTTVVFHMTWPFSIWPYTMAAVGILPEHAYDSRTYGTNPIGSGRYILKQWDQGQQVILEANPDYYGEAPQMKQVTILFMEEDAAFLAAQAGQVDVAYTSATYSDQNIDGYELAAYETVDNRGFNLPAVPEGTDEEGRQTGNDFTSDVRVRRAINLGIDRQEMIDHVLNGYGSPAYSVCDQLPWYSEASEVAYDPKEAGKLLDEAGWRMGADGVREKDGVKASLNLLFSAGDSVRQALVEDFADQMEELGIVCTTEGVGWDTAYDRALADPLLWGWGGHTPMELYNIYHTEEKSGSARYSPYGNEAVDAYMDQALASGDLEESYALWQKAQWDGTTGVTQEGDVPWVWLVNIDHLYWVRDGLRVAEQKIHPHGHGWSVVNNVDRWSWEE